The DNA window CAACTTTGTGTAAAGAAACATTTAAGTTATTAGAAGTAGGTGATTACTTCTCTGCACTAAACTATTTAACAATATCAACAGTTTTAGGTCTTATTTTGTCATATTATGGCATTGTTGTTGCTCGAGAGGTAATAGCAAAAAGGGTTGGTTCAAATAACAACAATAATGATGACACAGAAAATATAACTGATTTAAATTATAACAGCGAGGTTGATTAAAATGCACTATCTTCTTGTTGGCTTAGGTGGAATTGTAGGAAGTATAACAAGGTTTGCTCTTGGTAAGTTTATCTCAGAGAAAAATAGTTCTGATTTTCCTATTGCAACTCTATTAATTAATATATCAGGAGCTTTTTTATTAGGCCTTGTAAATGGGATAGGTGTAAAAGATAAATTATATCTTCTTTTAGCAGATGGTTTTTTGGGAGCTTATACGACATTTTCAACTTTTATGTATGAGGGTATATTTCTTTTAGAAGAGGATGAAAAGATGCCTGCTTTTAGGTATATATTAGGAACAATATTTTTTGGTATAATTGGTTTTGTAGTAGGTTATATTTTAGGTAAATTTATTAGATAAAGTTTTTTGGGAGGCATTTATATGGATTTAGAAAAGAATTGTAAGATTCTAAAAATATACGTAAGTGAAGACTCAAAATATAAAGGACATAGCCTATATCATGCAATTATTCTAAAGCTTAGAGAATTAGGTATAGCAGGTGCTACTGTAATTAGAGGTATTGAAGGTTTTGGACAAGATAAAAGACTTCATACAGCAAGGATTGTTGATGCCTCACTGTCACTTCCTGTTGTAATCGAAGCTATTGATAATGCAGATAAAATTGATGCTGTAATTCCACATATAAAAGCTATGTTAAATGAAGGGCTTATGATAACTGCTGATATAAATGTTATTAAATATGGAAAATAAACTATCTTAACCATGCCGGTATATAACCGTCTTTTTTTTGTATATACCCATTTTAAAAATTAATTTGACATATTTCTATTAATACTTTAGAATTTTAAATAAAAAATAAGATTAGGAGAGATTAGAAAGATGAGCACAAGAAAGAAAGTTCCTTTTAAGACATTTCTTAGCGAAGATGAGCTTCCAAGGTATTGGTATAATATTTCGGCCGATTTGAGTTCCCCTCTTATGCCACCTTTAGACCCTCAAACAAAAAAGCCTTTAAATCCAGATAACCTAAAAGCAATATTTGCTGATGAACTTATCAAGCAAGAAATTTCTCAAGAAAGATTTATTGAAATCCCAGATGAGGTTTTTGAATTTTATAAGCAATACCGTTCAACCCCACTTATTCGAGCATATAATCTTGAGAAGTTATTAAATACTCCTGCAAGAATTTATT is part of the Caldicellulosiruptoraceae bacterium PP1 genome and encodes:
- a CDS encoding DUF190 domain-containing protein — translated: MDLEKNCKILKIYVSEDSKYKGHSLYHAIILKLRELGIAGATVIRGIEGFGQDKRLHTARIVDASLSLPVVIEAIDNADKIDAVIPHIKAMLNEGLMITADINVIKYGK
- the crcB gene encoding fluoride efflux transporter CrcB, coding for MHYLLVGLGGIVGSITRFALGKFISEKNSSDFPIATLLINISGAFLLGLVNGIGVKDKLYLLLADGFLGAYTTFSTFMYEGIFLLEEDEKMPAFRYILGTIFFGIIGFVVGYILGKFIR